The DNA region CCTCCCTCGACTTCGCCGACTACCGCGCCTACGTACCCGGGGACGACCCCCGCTGGGTGGACGCGCACGCCTACGCCCGCCTCGGGCGGCTGCTCACGAAGCGCTTCGAGGCCGAGTACGAGACGGCGCTGCGCGTCGTCGTCGACACGTCGGCGTCGATGGGCTTCGGCGGCAAGGCCGCCGCGGTGCGGGCCGTCGCCGCGGGACTCGCCGCGGTCGCGCTCGCCGGCGGGGACCGTGTCCGGGTGCTCCTGGCAGGCCCCGAGGTCGACCCGGGCCCGTGGCTGCGCGGCGCGCGCGGGCTCGCCCAGGCCCAGCGGCGGCTCGCGGCCGTCGAGATCGCCGGCGCCGCCGACCTCGCCGCGGCGCTGCGGCGAGCCCGCGCCGAGGGTCCACGGGGCCCGGTGATGCTCGTGAGCGACCTGCTCTTCGAGGGCTGGGAGGACGTCGTCACCGAGC from Egibacteraceae bacterium includes:
- a CDS encoding DUF58 domain-containing protein, coding for MSTVLAPAAVARLRRLRLVTRRRVEGRYAGAHASRRHGTSLDFADYRAYVPGDDPRWVDAHAYARLGRLLTKRFEAEYETALRVVVDTSASMGFGGKAAAVRAVAAGLAAVALAGGDRVRVLLAGPEVDPGPWLRGARGLAQAQRRLAAVEIAGAADLAAALRRARAEGPRGPVMLVSDLLFEGWEDVVTELARGEATLVHLLGRTDVEPDVRGDLRLVDAETGAEVEVAVGERALADYAAARDAWLDAVRSAATRRGVVYARHLDDEPVEDLLAVRLTGLGVLA